Below is a window of Yimella sp. cx-51 DNA.
CCGATTCCACCTGGCAGCGCTTCCACGTTGTTGACGACCAGCGTAAAGCGCTGCGCAACGACGTGATGAAGGTGCGCAGCCATCCCCTGATCGGCGACAAGGCCGAGGTGGGGGGCTTCATCTACGACGTCGAAACCGGTTTGCTCGCACCCGTCTGAGTCGACACCGGTCTGCTCGCACCCGTCTGAGCGCGGGCGAGAAATAGGGTGGGGTGCATGAGTGCTCCCTTGGCCCGCGCGGCGTACGAGACCCTCGAGCCGTATCACGTGCTCGCGTACTTCAATCCGCACAACGAGGCAGCCCAGCAGTCGCTCGGCCTTGACCAGCTCGGTTTCTACTTCGGTGGCCGCGCAGCACCGTTGGGTCGCTGCACGGTGCCGGTCGTCACGGCGACCTTCTTCAACTTCAACCCCGCCTACGTCAACCACGGCTGGAACGCCGCGCTTTCCGCGGGCCTGCCACAGGTGGAAGCCGCTTGTACCGAAGCTGTCGACCGTTCGTTGCGCGACGCCCTCGGCGGGCTGATCGACTCCCCCGACCTGTCGACGATCGTCGGCGCGCTCCGGGTGGGCATCGGCGAAGCGTCCTACGCCGGACGTCCGCTCGCCGCCGCGTGGGCCTTCGCGCCGTGGCCCAGTGAGCCGCACCTGCAGTTGTGGCATGCGATCGCGGTTGCGCGTGAATACCGCGGCGACGCCCATGTCGCGGCGCTGGTACTGGCCGGCCTGTCGCCCGTCGAGGCACTCGTGCTGCACGAAGCCCCGCACCCCGACCCGGCGTTGCGGAGGCGCACGCTGGGCCGCAAGACGACTCAGCTGACCCGCGGCTGGTCGGACGAGGACTGGGACGCCGGCACCGCGTCGTTGCTGGCCAAGGGCGTGCTGGACGACGAGGGCACCATGACCGACGCCGGGGGCGGCCTCTACGACGAAATGGAGAGACAGACCGACCATGCTGCTGCGTCGTTCTGGGCCAAGGTGCCGGACGCCGAAGCAATAGTGACGACGGCGAAGCCGTTCGTGAAGGCCGTGATCGACAGCGGATACCTCCCCGGCACCCGCCGGAAGGGCTGAACGCATGCGGATCACGGCCCTGAACGTCCATCCGGTCAAGAGCACGGCCATTCGTCCGGTCGAGCAGGCGCAGGTCACCCGCGCCGGGCTGGCCGGCGACCGCGAGTGGATGGTCGTCAACGACTTCGGCGAACTCGTCAGTGCTCGCGAACTCAAACCTCTCTACTCGATCACGGCCGACACCGCTGTCACCGGACTGCGCGGCGGCTCCGACCTGCGATTGTCCGCGCCGGGCGTCGAGCCACTCCTGATCGACCGGCCGCTCGTGGGCCAGCCGGCAACGGTCACAATGTTCAACTATCCGCCCATGCCGGCGAGGTCGGCCGGGCAGGAAGCCGACGACTGGCTCGACCGGGCTCTGGGCACGAGCGGCCTGCACCTCGTCTGGTGTTCGGAACCTGCCCTTCGCGCACTGGATCTCGACCACAGCCGCGACGGCGACCACGCGCGCTTCCAGGACGGGTCTCCGGTGACTCTGCTCAGCACGGCGTCCGTGCGTCAACTGGGCGACTGGTTGGCCCAAGAGGCGCTCGAACACGGCGAAAAACCGCCGACCTTCGGCGCTGAGCGCTTTCGACCCAACATCCTGATCGATGGCGTCGACACCGCTTTCGCGGAGGACACCTGGTCGCGGGTGCGGGTGGGCACGGTCGACTTCCGGGTGGCCGAGCGGGTCTCCCGGTGCGTCATGACCACGGTCGACCCAGAGACCTTCGAGGGCGGCAAGGAGCCGGTGCGGACGCTCGCGCGATACCGACGCGACGAGGGGCGCACCTGGATGGCCATCCACCTCATCCCCGACTCCGAGGGGACGATCAGCGTCGGCGACGAAATCGTCGCCGACTAAGCCGAACGCGGCCCTTCCAGCAACAGCTGCGGCCCCTGTTTGCGGGTGCGGCGGTTACGGGCCGCCGCGACTGCAGACAAGGGCCGCGATTGTCGAGAAGTCGCTGGGGCGACTCAGCGAATGCTCAGAGCGCGAGCTCGGTCTGCACCACAGCTGCCAGGCGAGCCGTGATCTGCTGCGCGAGTTCAGCGGTGGGAGCTTCGGCCATGACCCGGACGACCGGCTCGGTGCCCGAGGGGCGAAGCAGCACCCGGCCGTTGTCGCCGAGTTCGAGTTCAGCCTCGGAGATGGCGTTCAACACCACGGGGTGGGTGCTGGCTGCCGCCTTGTCCACGCCCTTGACGTTGACCATGTGCTGGGGCAGGCGGGTCATCACGGTGGCCAGCTGCGCCATCGTCGAGCCGGACGAGGCCACTTGGGCAGCCAGCATGAGGCCGGTCAGCACACCATCACCGGTGGTGCCGACGTCGGTCAGGATGACGTGCCCCGACTGCTCGCCGCCGAGGTTGTAACCGCTGGCGCGCATCTCCTCCAGCACATAACGGTCACCGACCGCCGTCTGCTTGATGCTGATACCGCGCTGCTCCATCGCCTGGTAGAGACCGAGGTTGCTCATCACGGTCGCGACGAGGGTGTCTTCCTTGAGCGCGCCCCGCTCCTTCATACCGACGGCCAGGATCGCCATGATCTGGTCGCCGTCGACCTCAGTGCCACTCGCGTCGACGGCGAGGCAGCGGTCGGCGTCGCCGTCGAAGGCGACGCCGAAATCAGCACCGGCTTCCACGACCGCCTGCTTGAGCTTGTCGAGGTGGGTGGATCCGTAGCCATCGTTAATGTTGAGGCCGTCGGGCTCGGCACCGATGACGGTCACTTGTGCACCGGCGCGGCGGAAGGCGTCCGGGCCGACCTCGCTGGCAGCGCCGTGAGCGGCATCGACGACGACGTGCAGGCCCGCCAACTCGTGGGGCAAGGCCTTGAGCAGGTGCGCGACATAACGCTCGGCGCCGTCGTCGACGCGGTGCACGCGTCCCACAGCGGCGCCGGTCGGCCGATCGGCCGGGGCGTCCATGGCGGCTTCGATGCGGTCTTCGACCTCGTCGGGCAACTTGTGGCCGCCGAGCGCGAAGAACTTGATGCCGTTGTCAGGCATGGCGTTGTGGCTGGCCGACAGCATCACACCGAAGTTGGCGCCGAGGTCGGCGGTCAGGAAGGCAACAGCCGGAGTGGGGAGCACCCCCACGTCGTACACATCGACACCGCTGGAGGCGAGGCCGGCGATCACTGCGGCGGAGAGAAACTCCCCAGAAGCCCGCGGGTCACGTCCGACGACCGCTGTCATGCGCTGTGCTCCACCGGTGATCGTGCGCCCGAAAACCCGGGCAGCCGCCTCGGAAAGCCGCAGGGCCGTGTCAGCGTTGATGACCGGGCCGTTGGCCAGCCCACGTACTCCGTCGGTGCCGAAAAGACGCGCCACTTACTCATCTCCTAGTCGAAGAGGTGGTCGGACCGCTAGGCCCCTTGAAATCGGTCCAGCAATACGCGGCCGCGGCCACGCATCCGATCGAGTGTACGCCCGCAGCACCTCATTCCCACCACCTCGCAGGGCGGCGCGCTCCGCGAAAACGCCAGAATGCCTAGGATTGCGCTGATGTCACAGCCTCGGCGGGCACTGGCCCATCCCCTGCGTTCGCGCATCGTCGCCCACCTGCGGATCGACGGTGCGGCCACCAGCGCTGAGCTGGCTCGCGCACTCGACACCCACACTGGAGCGACCAGCTATCACCTGCGTGTGCTGGAGTCGGCCGGGCTCGTTGAAGACACCGGTCTGGGTAACGCCAAAACACGGGTCTGGGCGGTCGTGGACGACGACGAGGAGACATCGCAACCCCTCGATGAGGACGAAGCGGCCACCGAACGCTGGCTCGACCACGATTACGTCGACCACTTCGCCACCCGTGCCCACCGCTGGATC
It encodes the following:
- a CDS encoding helix-turn-helix domain-containing protein, producing MSQPRRALAHPLRSRIVAHLRIDGAATSAELARALDTHTGATSYHLRVLESAGLVEDTGLGNAKTRVWAVVDDDEETSQPLDEDEAATERWLDHDYVDHFATRAHRWIDEQDAWAPIWQESCGLRDVPVLATEEQFVAYLAELDELNQRYRRIGAGSPGARRIAVFIDPLPVDPA
- a CDS encoding MOSC domain-containing protein, translating into MRITALNVHPVKSTAIRPVEQAQVTRAGLAGDREWMVVNDFGELVSARELKPLYSITADTAVTGLRGGSDLRLSAPGVEPLLIDRPLVGQPATVTMFNYPPMPARSAGQEADDWLDRALGTSGLHLVWCSEPALRALDLDHSRDGDHARFQDGSPVTLLSTASVRQLGDWLAQEALEHGEKPPTFGAERFRPNILIDGVDTAFAEDTWSRVRVGTVDFRVAERVSRCVMTTVDPETFEGGKEPVRTLARYRRDEGRTWMAIHLIPDSEGTISVGDEIVAD
- the glmM gene encoding phosphoglucosamine mutase, yielding MARLFGTDGVRGLANGPVINADTALRLSEAAARVFGRTITGGAQRMTAVVGRDPRASGEFLSAAVIAGLASSGVDVYDVGVLPTPAVAFLTADLGANFGVMLSASHNAMPDNGIKFFALGGHKLPDEVEDRIEAAMDAPADRPTGAAVGRVHRVDDGAERYVAHLLKALPHELAGLHVVVDAAHGAASEVGPDAFRRAGAQVTVIGAEPDGLNINDGYGSTHLDKLKQAVVEAGADFGVAFDGDADRCLAVDASGTEVDGDQIMAILAVGMKERGALKEDTLVATVMSNLGLYQAMEQRGISIKQTAVGDRYVLEEMRASGYNLGGEQSGHVILTDVGTTGDGVLTGLMLAAQVASSGSTMAQLATVMTRLPQHMVNVKGVDKAAASTHPVVLNAISEAELELGDNGRVLLRPSGTEPVVRVMAEAPTAELAQQITARLAAVVQTELAL